In the genome of Dermacentor silvarum isolate Dsil-2018 chromosome 1, BIME_Dsil_1.4, whole genome shotgun sequence, one region contains:
- the LOC125942613 gene encoding uncharacterized protein DDB_G0271670-like — SSSSSSSSSSSSSSSSSSSSSSSSSSSSSSSSSSSSSSSSSSSSSSSSSSSSSSSSSSSSSSSSSSSSSSSSSSSSSLYLYPLQGEGLSLRSAITLGLR; from the coding sequence agcagcagcagcagcagcagcagcagcagcagcagcagcagcagcagcagcagcagcagcagcagcagcagcagcagcagcagcagcagcagcagcagcagcagcagcagcagcagcagcagcagcagcagcagcagcagcagcagcagcagcagcagcagcagcagcagcagcagcagcagcagcagcagcagcagcagcagcagcagcagcagcagcagcagcagcagcctatatttgtatccactgcagggcgaaggcctctccctgcgatctgcaatcaCCCttggcttgcgctag